The Apis cerana isolate GH-2021 linkage group LG2, AcerK_1.0, whole genome shotgun sequence genomic sequence tatttgcatcatAGTTGATTGTATACTTTTGAAAGCGTACGTAGTACTTCTGTATAACCACGAGAAAGGGACAACGGAGAGGGGATACTCTCTCTCTACATGATATTCTCAGCTTGATTTGTAAGGCGCGTTACGTTCTCAGGATTACCTGCTTTTACCATGACATGTGCTCTACTTGCAGAGCCGCTTTTCTGGCGGCATCGTTTaccttttatttttccccACTTGTAGCTTCAACTATATGAAAGTAACTAATTACAACAtgcatttatttgttattaatatttatttttcatgaatgtTTCAATcatgatatttcattattatttatttagtactaaaacaatttttatttatataactttaaatatttttataaatgtaacgaataaatataattgcaattcaaaatgttttataatataaaattgtaattttttaatgttaacaataatttgaacatttttacataaacaagggtgattttgattattcatacataaaaaatagtaaaaatattttatggatgATTGTACACGcatcttaaaaagaaaatggacaaCGTATCGATCTGCCCTCTCTTACCGACTAAACGTCGAAAATACTGGTATTTTACTTTTCACTTCACATTTTTaagacaaaatatataatgtttgtaataataaacatcGGTGCTATTTAGGTTTATTTAAGTTCCAACTCTATAGGAACAAATGTATATGTAACATTGATGTATATATTACGGTCCACGAACATCCACGATTTGCCGCGCCGAAACAATCTGTATGTGTGCGTACATGTACGTGTGTTCTGTTAAAAGGAGTGGGTtgagagagaagggagagaCGAAAGCAGGATAATATTAACATCGGTAGGTGCCGCTACGGTTGGCGTCCTATCTCTATTTCTTTCCCTTGCCGCTCCATCTTTGTCTGTAGCTGTTTAACCatagtaaagaaaaaatatgatagaGATAGaacttcattttaaatatatcatgttatttaacttttttttgtattttttttttttttttttacaaaatatatgtatttgatttataaaaatataaatgtcactgatgttatttttatactcatattattacatattttttaaactgtataaattatgttaattgaaatattgatcgattttaatttatagagacACCAAAGTTGCTACAACTCCAGAAAAGAAAGtagtagaagaagaaaaaaaaacagttcAAGAAGTTGACGAAGATTCAAAAACATCTGAAAATGGAGATGCCAAAGAAACCAAAGAAAATGGCtcaaatgaagaaaaagagtcagaaaataaagaagtagAATCAGCAGAAAATGGGGATTCTACAggtattgattaaaaaatattaaaaaaattaaattaaatcaataaattaggtaaaatttgtaattttgtgattaaattataaatggaaataattaaactaataataaataattattaaaaaaatatgtattataaataattaaaatcaataaaaaattcaatttatatttataaaaataatattaaatgatatttttatttatagatgcaTCTGTTGATAGCTGTtgtataaaaaggaaatcaaCAACTTTAAGTGAAACTACAGAGGATACTGCCACTGATGGTGCCAGtcctgaaaagaaaaaaaaacttgatgaAAAATGTGCTGAAACAGAAACCAATGGAGATGCTGAAGCTACGGcctaatgtttttttatgttcTATTGCAGATTTAatctatagataattttaacagCTAATTGACAAGTCAggacatttaaaatttattatccatGCATCGTCA encodes the following:
- the LOC107994252 gene encoding uncharacterized protein LOC107994252; this encodes MADTETKDTKVATTPEKKVVEEEKKTVQEVDEDSKTSENGDAKETKENGSNEEKESENKEVESAENGDSTDASVDSCCIKRKSTTLSETTEDTATDGASPEKKKKLDEKCAETETNGDAEATA